Proteins from a genomic interval of Arachis hypogaea cultivar Tifrunner chromosome 10, arahy.Tifrunner.gnm2.J5K5, whole genome shotgun sequence:
- the LOC140175679 gene encoding serine/threonine-protein phosphatase 7 long form homolog produces MEDEDRLYRLNGVTHVAGYIDAEPAKVISGVRRQQNMHLHDRIIPYLKTADLYHLARLNSQWFWVDEPLLKAFIERWRPEMHTFHMPFGECSITLQDVAYQLGLPIDGEPVSGCLTEFENLMEHGKPAWVWFCELFGELPLQSKVKQMTVCYTWFHERFRVLPADATDETVRIYARAYILMLLSSQLFADKNANRVHLRWLPYLASLDDLGRYNWGSAALAWLYRCLCRGTNRNVVNLAGPLQLLQSWIFWRFPTLRPSGFDVFGFHLASRWATFLLRNDPGDQRSVSARLSLDRLRVHDEISWSDETLTISIQFVWEPYSSAEVDRVLPQFGSLQHLPEPALNIDWLHAKDGRGGDRWFPTYYREWHQHWENRLHSIIWVDRVLDPGPSSDYLEWWCRVAHRFLSPDVAFQDPRPIVLTEEARRRHLLECTFTTDQITGK; encoded by the exons ATGGAGGATGAGGATCGCTTGTACCGACTAAATGGCGTCACTCACGTGGCTGGATACATCGACGCCGag CCTGCTAAGGTGATTAGCGGCGTTAGGAGACAACAAAATATGCACTTACACGACCGGATTATACCCTACCTGAAGACGGCGGACTTGTATCATTTGGCTAGGCTGAACAGCCAGTGGTTCTGGGTTGATGAGCCTCTCCTTAAAGCATTTATTGAGCGGTGGCGTCCTGAGATGCACACCTTCCATATGCCCTTTGGTGAGTGTAGTATTACTTTGCAAGATGTGGCATATCAGCTGGGTTTGCCGATCGATGGTGAGCCCGTCAGCGGGTGCCTGACTGAGTTTGAGAATCTGATGGAGCATGGTAAACCAGCATGGGTGTGGTTTTGCGAGTTGTTTGGGGAGTTACCTCTGCAGAGTAAAGTAAAGCAGATGACAGTGTGCTACACatggttccatgagaggtttCGGGTTCTCCCAGCAGATGCTACTGATGAGACCGTGCGTATATACGCACGTGCTTATATTCTGATGCTATTGTCGTCTCAGCTGTTTGCGGACAAAAATGCAAATCGGGTCCACCTTCGTTGGTTGCCTTATTTGGCATCGTTGGACGACTTGGGCAGATATAACTGGGGTTCGGCTGCACTAGCCTGGTTGTATAGATGTCTTTGTCGTGGGACAAACAGAAACGTTGTTAACTTGGCCGGGCCACTACAGCTTCTACAgtcttggattttctggaggtttCCCACGTTGAGGCCTAGTGGGTTTGATGTATTTGGGTTTCATCTTGCCTCCAG GTGGGCTACGTTTCTGCTGAGGAACGATCCAGGGGATCAAAGATCAGTGTCTGCACGCCTTTCCTTGGATCGATTGCGTGTCCACGATGAGA TATCGTGGTCTGACGAAACCCTTACTATTTCGATACAGTTTGTGTGGGAGCCTTATTCTTCTGCCGAG GTCGACCGGGTTCTACCGCAGTTTGGCAGTCTTCAGCATCTCCCTGAGCCAGCTCTGAACATAGATTGGCTACATGCGAAGGATGGCAGGGGTGGGGACAGGTGGTTCCCCACGTATTATCGGGAGTGGCATCAGCATTGGGAGAACCGGCTTCATTCAATCATCTGGGTCGATCGAGTCCTTGATCCCGGTCCATCATCAGACTACCTGGAGTGGTGGTGCCGTGTGGCGCACAGATTCCTATCCCCAGATGTTGCATTTCAGGATCCTAGGCCGATTGTGTTGACTGAGGAGGCTCGTCGCAGGCACCTCCTAGAGTGCACGTTTACGACAGACCAGATAACAGGCAAGTAG